The DNA region GGCTTTTCGGACATCAGGATCACCAGAGCGCCGACAAAGATCAGGCCGACGGTGGTCACCAGGACGCTTTTGGTCTGAAGCGACACCTTGCCGCGTTCGCCGCGCAGGGACCGGCGGTAGATTTCGTAGACCACCGGAAAACCGATCCCGCCCAGGATGATCAGGCCGCAGATCGTCAAGTTCAAGTAAAGCGATGTCCGCCCGTCCATGAGGCTGTCGCTGAATTGGGAAAAGCCGGCGTTGCAGAAGGCGGAGACCGCATGGAAAACGGCCCTGAAGAGCGCTTCGGGAAAAGGGAACGCGGGCCGCCAGTAAAAGAACAGCAGGACCGTTCCGGTGGCCTCGACGGCAAAGGTGAACAGCAGCACCGCGCGGATCAGATAATAGATGTCCTCCCGCGGCGCGTGCGAAAAAATCTCCTGCATGGCCATGCGCTGCTGAAAGACCACCTTTTTGCCGATGATTTGAAAAAGCGCCACGGAAAGCGTCATGATCCCCAAACCGCCGATCTGAATCAGCAAGAGGATCACGGCCTGACCGAAGCGCGTGAAGTAGGTGCCGGTGTCCACGACGATCAGACCCGTGACGCAGACCGCCGAGGTGGCCGTAAAGAGCGCGTCGAGCGCGTTGATGGCGCCCTCGACGGTGGCCGCCGGGAGCATCAAGGCCAGGGTCCCGGCGGCGATGGCCGCCAGGTAGCTGAGCAGCAGCAAGTTGGTGGGGTGCGCCCGGCGCACCCGGTTTCGAAGCCACGAGATCATCTTTTCCCGCCACGTCCACCGCTTTCAGGTTTTCAGCTACCGACGGAGCAGCTGGCCGATTTTCTCCAGCAGGCCCGCGACTGAAAACGGCTTCTGGATAAACGCGACGTTTTCCTGCAACACCCCGCGGTGGGCAATCACGTTTTCGGTGTAGCCGGACATGTAAAGCACCTTGGCCTCGGGGTGGTGTGCGCAGATGCGGGCGTAAACCTCGGGGCCCTTCATTCCCGGCATGACGACATCGGTGAGCACCAGGTGGAGGGGGCCGTCATGCCCTGCGGCCCGCCGGACGGCGTCTTCCACCGAATCGGAATCGATCACCCGGTAGCCGCCGCGTTTCAGAATGTCCACGGCCAGGCGGCGCACGGCCGCATCGTCCTCCACCACCAGAACCGTCGCGGCACCGGCAACATCATCCTTGTCCTGAACAGTCTGAACGGCGACCACGGTCGCCGGCTCCGAACAAAGCGGCAGGTAGACCTTGAAAGTGGTTCCGCGGCCCGGTTCGCTGTGCGCCCAGATGCCGCCCTCGTGCTGCTTGACGATCCCGTAGGTGGTGGCCAGTCCCAGCCCCGTGCCTTTTTCCTTGTCCTTGGTGGTGAAAAAGGGCTCGAAAATGCGGCTCAGAATGTCCCGATGCATGCCGCAGCCGGTGTCGCTGACCCCGATCATGGCATAATCGCCGGGGGTCAGACCCGGCTTGTTGGCGGTGTAGGCGTTGTCCAGGGCCACCGCCGCGGTTGCGATGGTCAGGGTGCCGCCCTCGGCCATGGCATCGCGGGCGTTGACCGCCAGGTTCATCAGCACCTGCTCCAGCTGTGCGGCATCCGCCTTGACGGTCAGGGGCCGCGCTGCCAGCATGAACTTCAAGGCGATATCCTCCCCGAGCAGACGCCCCAGCAGGCGTTTAAAACCGGCCACCACCTGGTTGATGTCCACCACCTTGATTTCCAGCAGCTGTTTGCGGCTGAAGGCCAGCAGTTGGCGGGTCAGATCCCTGGCCCGCTGGGCGGCCTCATGGATGGCCCGCAGCGGATCGCGGTGCGGATGGCCGCACCCGGCGTCTGCCAGCACCATTTCGCTGAAGCCCAGAATGACCGACAGAAGATTGTTGAAGTCGTGGGCCACACCGCCCGCCAAACGGCCAACGGATTCCAGCTTCTGGGCCTGGTGAAGCTGTTCTTCGAGATAGCTCTGCTGAAGCCGGGCCTGGATAATTTCGGTGGTGTCGCGTGCAAAAACCAAGGCCGCGTCGGCGCCGCCGAAGTGGATGGGAACCGCCGTCACCTCGACATGCACCGGGCTGCCGTCAAGCCGCAAAAAGACCTCCTCCTGCCGCGGAGCCGTGGCTTGCTTGCGGTTCAAACGGTGCATGCGTTCGCAAACCACTTGGCGGAAATCGGGGTGCAGGCGCTCCAGAACAGGTCGACCGATGAGTTCCTCGGGTGCCGCGGCGCCGAAAAGCCGGGCTGCGGCCCGATTCAGATAGCTGAAATTTCCCCCGCTCTGAACAAAAACCCCATCCGGCGCACTTTCCACCAGCAGTCGAAAGCGCTGCTCACTCGCCCGCAGCGCCTCATCCGCGCGCTTGCGCTCGGTGATGTCCTCCACCGCCCCCATGATGCCGATCACCGCGCCGTCGTCATCCAGGATGGGCGCGGTGGAAAGGCTGCAGTCCACCGGGCTGCCGTCCTTTTTACGCCGCACCAGCTGAAGGTTGGAAAAATTCTGGCCGGCCATCAGAAGGCCGCGCAGGCGGGTGAATTCGGCCTGTTTGTCGTCGGGCACGATGGGCAGGGGCCGGCCCAGGACCTCATCGGCCTTCCAGCCGAAGATCCGCTCGGCCGAGGCGTTCCAGGTCAACACGTTTCCCTGGAGATCGATGCTGTAGAGTGCCACCGGCGAGCAGGCGATCATGGCCCGCTGAAACGCCTCACTCCTTGCCAGGGCCTCTTCGATCCGTTTGCGCTCGGTGATGTCATCGACGATGGAGTAGAGCAACTGGCGGCCGCGCACCTGGATCGGCCCGCTGAGGACCTCCACAACCCGGATCGACCCGTCGGCGCGCCGGTGGCGAAAGGTGAAATGATCCCGCCGTTTGCCGACGGCCGCCGCCATCTCGCTGCGAATCTGGGCCCCGTCGAGGGTATTGATATCGGAAATTCTCTTTCGGGTCAGCACCTCGTGCGGCCAGCCGTAAAAGGCGCAGGCGGCGGGATTGGCGTCAACGATCGCACCATCGTCCGGGTCGATGATCAGCATCACGGCATGATTGTTTTCAAACAGGCTGCGGTAGTGGGGTTCGCTTTCCATCGTTGCCCTTTCAGGCCGGATTTTGGGGTGATGCCGTCCACCATGGCGGCGGGTGAGGACGCGCCAGGCGGCCGCAGTGGGCCAGCCATGCGGCGGCGATCGAGGCGTTTGGCCGGAGAAGGCCTGCTCGCGGCCGTGCGGTCATCGTTATCACAAGCTTAACGCCGGCGCCAGTCTGCGGGTGGATCCACAGTGTTTCCCCGCGGGTGGCGGCTGGCCCTTGGGATGCCGGCAGCCCATCGATGCGGGCCTCAATTGGCGGCATTTTTTGGTTTCAAAAAAGGTGCGGCCCGGAATATAATCGATCGTAAAGATCGACGAAAGTCCCCACACCCCGCAGGCCAAGGCCAGAAAGGAGTGCACCATGACGAAATTCAAAGTGGCGACGTGGAATCTGGAGAACCTCTACCTGCCGGGAAGCAGTTCCGGCCCTCCGACGGATGCCGCCTACCAGGCCAAGCTGGAGAGTTTGGCGGCGGTCATTCTTAATTTGGATCCGGATGTTCTGGCCGTCCAGGAGGTCGGCGACCAGGAAGCCCTGACGGACCTGCTGGCGAGGCTGCAGAACCGCTACCACCACACCAGACTCTCGGCCCACCCGGATCCCCGGGGGATCCGGGTGGGGTTCATCTCCAAACTGGAGCTTCACGAGCCCTTGGATTTCGTGGCTTTTCCGGAGGAGGGACTCCCCTCTGTGCCGGGAATCGACGGCAAGGGCAACCCCGTCGCGGTTTCCCGGATGGGCCGCGGCGCCCTTCTGGTGGCGGTACACCCCAAGGCCGGTGTTGCGGTTCACCTGATCACCGCGCACTTGAAATCGAAGCTGCTGACCTACCCCAGCCGGTCGGGCCGCGCACGCTTCTCACCCCAGGATGAGGATGAGCGCGCCTGGGTGGCGGGCATGGCGCTGATGAAGCGCACCGCCGAGGCCGTCACCCTGCGGGTGAAGGCCAATGCGCTGCTGGCCGAAAACGATTGCCGGGCGCTGATCGTGCTCGGCGATCTGAATGACGTCGTGGACGCGGCGACCACCCAGATCCTCAAGGGGCCCGGAGGCAGCGAGATCAACAACCGACGGGCCCTCAACCGATCGGATCAGGGGGACGACACGCGCCTCTGGAACCTGGCCCACTTGATTCCGACCGCCAGGAGATATTCCAGAAAGTACAGGGGCACCGGAGAGCTCATCGATCACATTTTCGTCAGCCAGGAGCTGCTGCCGGGAAAGCCTCGCCGGCTTCCCGCAGTGGACAGCCACGTCGACGCCATCGGCGACGGGCTGCCCGCGGTGGACGACCATCCCGGCGCGCGGCTGGGCGAGGCCGGCTCGGATCATGCCCCGATCACGGCCGTTTTTGACCTCTAGCCCCAAAAAATCACCTTGCGGCAACCCATTTCAAGGCGGGGTGATACGGGCTTTCCCGGCGCAGGCTTCGGCGTAGGCCTTGATGCCCTCCATGAAGGTTTCGGTCAGCCTATGCAGCCGCTGGGGAACGCGCAGCAAAAGACCCGCGACCAGCAGGGGGCCGCTGAACGTTTCTTCACTGAGCAGGTGCACTCCACCGTTTTCTTCGGAA from Desulfobacteraceae bacterium includes:
- a CDS encoding PAS domain S-box protein, with the protein product MESEPHYRSLFENNHAVMLIIDPDDGAIVDANPAACAFYGWPHEVLTRKRISDINTLDGAQIRSEMAAAVGKRRDHFTFRHRRADGSIRVVEVLSGPIQVRGRQLLYSIVDDITERKRIEEALARSEAFQRAMIACSPVALYSIDLQGNVLTWNASAERIFGWKADEVLGRPLPIVPDDKQAEFTRLRGLLMAGQNFSNLQLVRRKKDGSPVDCSLSTAPILDDDGAVIGIMGAVEDITERKRADEALRASEQRFRLLVESAPDGVFVQSGGNFSYLNRAAARLFGAAAPEELIGRPVLERLHPDFRQVVCERMHRLNRKQATAPRQEEVFLRLDGSPVHVEVTAVPIHFGGADAALVFARDTTEIIQARLQQSYLEEQLHQAQKLESVGRLAGGVAHDFNNLLSVILGFSEMVLADAGCGHPHRDPLRAIHEAAQRARDLTRQLLAFSRKQLLEIKVVDINQVVAGFKRLLGRLLGEDIALKFMLAARPLTVKADAAQLEQVLMNLAVNARDAMAEGGTLTIATAAVALDNAYTANKPGLTPGDYAMIGVSDTGCGMHRDILSRIFEPFFTTKDKEKGTGLGLATTYGIVKQHEGGIWAHSEPGRGTTFKVYLPLCSEPATVVAVQTVQDKDDVAGAATVLVVEDDAAVRRLAVDILKRGGYRVIDSDSVEDAVRRAAGHDGPLHLVLTDVVMPGMKGPEVYARICAHHPEAKVLYMSGYTENVIAHRGVLQENVAFIQKPFSVAGLLEKIGQLLRR
- a CDS encoding endonuclease/exonuclease/phosphatase family protein, with the protein product MTKFKVATWNLENLYLPGSSSGPPTDAAYQAKLESLAAVILNLDPDVLAVQEVGDQEALTDLLARLQNRYHHTRLSAHPDPRGIRVGFISKLELHEPLDFVAFPEEGLPSVPGIDGKGNPVAVSRMGRGALLVAVHPKAGVAVHLITAHLKSKLLTYPSRSGRARFSPQDEDERAWVAGMALMKRTAEAVTLRVKANALLAENDCRALIVLGDLNDVVDAATTQILKGPGGSEINNRRALNRSDQGDDTRLWNLAHLIPTARRYSRKYRGTGELIDHIFVSQELLPGKPRRLPAVDSHVDAIGDGLPAVDDHPGARLGEAGSDHAPITAVFDL
- a CDS encoding TrkH family potassium uptake protein, giving the protein MISWLRNRVRRAHPTNLLLLSYLAAIAAGTLALMLPAATVEGAINALDALFTATSAVCVTGLIVVDTGTYFTRFGQAVILLLIQIGGLGIMTLSVALFQIIGKKVVFQQRMAMQEIFSHAPREDIYYLIRAVLLFTFAVEATGTVLLFFYWRPAFPFPEALFRAVFHAVSAFCNAGFSQFSDSLMDGRTSLYLNLTICGLIILGGIGFPVVYEIYRRSLRGERGKVSLQTKSVLVTTVGLIFVGALVILMSEKPLSASNPQGLLTAFFQSVTCRTAGFNTIEIASLNTATLAFMMFLMLVGASPGSCGGGIKTTTLAVLAAFSWSRLMRHKCVNLFQKTIPQETVSKSISVLVFSLTAICIAVFLIVFMDPNHGARVQGNRQFLSFLFETISAFGTVGLSMGVTPALSWSGKLVIILLMVIGRVGVPAFTYIVAGGGSTKGVQYAEENLMIG